The proteins below come from a single Triticum aestivum cultivar Chinese Spring chromosome 5D, IWGSC CS RefSeq v2.1, whole genome shotgun sequence genomic window:
- the LOC123124302 gene encoding defensin-like protein 1, with amino-acid sequence MAMAAPKLKVPGLCLLLLIMPLLLLPGCQGATCREPSKTYTAPNCATGRCVEHCQMEGFRGGVCEGNYFDPYKIVCFCNKNC; translated from the exons ATGGCGATGGCGGCGCCCAAGCTCAAGGTGCCAGGCCTGTGCCTGCTGCTGCTGATCATGCCACTCCTCTTGCTCCCTG GATGTCAAGGGGCGACTTGCAGGGAGCCGAGCAAGACCTATACTGCTCCCAACTGCGCGACCGGCCGATGCGTGGAGCACTGCCAAATGGAGGGCTTCCGCGGCGGGGTGTGCGAGGGGAACTACTTCGACCCCTACAAGATAGTCTGCTTCTGCAACAAAAACTGCTGA
- the LOC123124301 gene encoding uncharacterized protein, with translation MPSWPNSNETSDADDDEYMDEYSSMQMEYFQTPDTVIDPSFSGLVVESDRKCILHRQRPGRFVAFEGTDTGRRFIGCATTDGVNCGVLEWVDAPWPVILQRCLTKLWDMYHEENLGRVQDKEAHEIEVEKLKKELDSLANQYSQLVDDVSKLFDYQDGQKSHDMDYTSHELKEKKHQLEEQAKIEVQMEKLKLKKEQRCILQSQADIIQNTRKAMKEIQVERDLLKEEKKKLEHVISELLKVGHGSKEKLDKIKQVVMEE, from the exons ATGCCTTCCTGGCCCAACAGCAACGAGACATCCGACGCCGACGATGACGAGTACATGGATGAGTACAGCAGCATGCAAATGGAGTATTTT CAAACTCCTGACACGGTGATAGATCCAAGTTTCAGTGGGCTTGTGGTTGAATCTGACCGTAAGTGCATCCTGCACAGGCAGAGACCAGGCAGGTTTGTGGCATTTGAAGGGACTGACACTGGAAGGAGATTCATTGGATGTGCTACTACG GATGGTGTGAACTGTGGTGTTCTGGAGTGGGTAGATGCCCCTTGGCCAGTAATTCTGCAGAGGTGTTTAACCAAGCTGTGGGATATGTATCATGAGGAGAACCTTGGTAGAGTCCAAGACAAAGAAGCTCATGAGATAGAGGTTGAGAAACTGAAGAAGGAGCTGGATTCTCTTGCCAATCAGTACAGTCAGCTTGTGGATGATGTATCCAAGCTGTTTGATTACCAGGATGGGCAGAAATCCCATGACATGGATTACACAAGCCATGAACTTAAGGAGAAGAAGCATCAGCTTGAGGAGCAGGCAAAGATTGAGGTTCAAATGGAGAAACTTAAGCTGAAGAAAGAACAGAGGTGCATCCTGCAGAGTCAagctgatatcattcaaaacaccaGGAAGGCCATGAAGGAGATACAAGTGGAGAGAGACCTccttaaagaagagaagaagaagctggagcatGTCATTTCTGAGCTACTGAAGGTTGGTCATGGGTCCAAGGAAAAGCTGGACAAGATCAAACAAGTTGTCATGGAGGAGTGA
- the LOC123124300 gene encoding uncharacterized protein, which yields MMNRQFANMIVRDGGRGIYSLCRLDLARHLFHPSTAAAQAAAPAAKANETKGLLLLPTTSSCGDRLPSPSIKFSITPAMAGSPYMHFFSLLRGQAEGSVMFVPCYDNPVLYNIDKESVAGVPLPSFPKQSDSISLSVAGPRARVHRQYDDDGQQQLYVITRGNGDDGFFEVLNYRRTGFPWYGRSHAGPLWWSWKPLPSPQLYGPACPPDIGRKVFSPTAAAVVDDTTICVSSVDAGSACAFDTARGEWRQAGGWVLPCDGAAEYVSELGLWFGVEHAKRNPDHRLRAFDLSSSSSPPVVRQTWSYLDRLPGEWLTSQRHLLNLGSGKFCIATSFQSIERHPNSWGCHSDDGLDDDIALHDLTVLTEVEVVRRGDELHMINHKRKIYRLQDDFGIHCVL from the coding sequence ATGATGAATCGCCAGTTTGCCAACATGATAGTGCGCGATGGCGGCAGGGGAATCTACTCCCTATGCCGTCTCGACCTCGCGCGGCATCTCTTCCACCCTTCCACAGCAGCCGCACAAGCAGCAGCACCAGCCGCGAAAGCGAATGAGACGAAGGGTTTGTTACTACTACCAACGACCTCGAGCTGCGGCGACCGTCTGCCCAGTCCCAGCATCAAGTTCTCGATCACTCCGGCCATGGCCGGCTCGCCGTACATGCATTTCTTCTCGCTGCTGAGAGGGCAGGCGGAAGGCTCCGTCATGTTCGTCCCCTGCTACGACAACCCCGTCCTGTACAACATCGACAAGGAGTCCGTCGCCGGCGTGCCCCTGCCCAGCTTCCCCAAGCAGAGCGACTCCATCTCCCTGTCCGTGGCCGGGCCTCGGGCACGCGTCCACCGCCAGTACGACGACGACGGCCAGCAGCAGCTCTATGTCATAACCAGAGGAAATGGCGACGATGGCTTCTTCGAGGTGCTGAACTACAGGAGGACCGGCTTCCCTTGGTATGGTCGATCTCATGCTGGGCCCctgtggtggagctggaagcctctgCCCTCCCCGCAGCTCTACGGACCGGCGTGCCCGCCGGACATCGGCAGGAAAGTGTTCTCCCCCaccgcggcggcggtggtggacgaCACGACGATCTGCGTGTCGTCCGTGGACGCCGGCAGCGCATGCGCATTCGACACGGCCAGGGGCGAGTGGAGGCAGGCTGGGGGCTGGGTGCTGCCCTGCGACGGCGCGGCCGAATACGTCTCCGAGCTCGGCCTCTGGTTCGGCGTCGAGCACGCCAAGCGCAACCCCGACCACCGCCTGCGCGCCTttgacctctcctcctcctcctcgccgccggtgGTGCGGCAAACCTGGAGCTACCTCGATCGCCTGCCCGGCGAGTGGCTTACGTCGCAGAGGCACCTGCTGAACCTCGGCTCAGGCAAGTTCTGCATCGCCACCAGCTTTCAGAGCATCGAGAGGCACCCAAACTCATGGGGCTGCCATTCTGACGACGGCCTGGATGATGACATAGCGCTCCATGACCTCACCGTCTTGACGGAAGTGGAGGTGGTGCGCCGTGGCGATGAGCTCCACATGATCAACCACAAGCGCAAAATTTACAGGCTTCAAGACGATTTCGGTATCCACTGCGTGCTCTGA